The following is a genomic window from Lactococcus carnosus.
AAAGTCCGTGGTGGTGGTAAACAAGTCGTTTGTAGTAATGGTGACTATGAAGAAGAAAAGGTTAAGTAAAAGCGATAATAAATATGGTTAACCCTAAAAAGCGCTGTCTAATGATAGCGTTTTTAGGCTGATTTTTGCCAAAAGTAAAAAAATAAGGTATTCTATAGTATAGAACACTTTTGATAGGAAAATTAGCATCACAATGCCTTAAAAAGAGTTGTCATACTGCAGCATTGATTCAGTTCATTTGTAGGTATGACGCAAACACGATATTTCCAAAGGAAAAAGTAAATTGACAATAGATATTAATAATTATAACGATGATGCCATTCAGGTATTAGAAGGTCTAGATGCTGTAAGAAAAAGACCAGGCATGTACATTGGGTCTACAGATGGTATCGGTCTCCACCATCTTGTCTGGGAGATTGTCGACAATGCAGTAGATGAAGCTTTATCTGGCTTTGGCGATCAAATTAATGTGACGATTCATGAAGATGGCTCACTTACTGTATCAGATAGTGGTCGTGGTATGCCAGTTGGGACACATGCGACGGGTATTCCCACAGTAGAAGTGATTTTTACTGTCCTGCATGCGGGTGGTAAGTTTGGTCAAGGTGGCTATAAAACATCTGGTGGGCTTCATGGCGTTGGGTCTTCAGTCGTTAATGCCCTGTCTAGTTACCTGGAAGTTGAAATCATTCGAGATGGTCTTGTTTATAGACAACGCTTTGAAAATGGTGGCAAACCTGCGACAACACTTGAAAAAGTTGGTAAAGCACCTAAATCGAAAACAGGCACAAAAGTACATTTTATGCCAGATCCTACGATTTTTTCGACCACAGATTTTAAATATGCGACTATCTTTGATCGCCTAAACGAATCAGCATTCCTCCTACCTAATGTGACCATGGTCTTGACAGATGAACGTCATGAAGTGGATGGACAACCTGAAACAGCAAGTTTTCACTATGAAAATGGTGTACAGGATTTTGTCGGTTATCTAAATGAAGATAAGGACACGCTAACACCTGTCATGTATTTTGCAGGTGAAGCGGAGAGTTTCCAAGTAGAAGTTGCCATTCAATATAACGATGGGTACTCTGATAATATTTTAAGTTTTGTTAATAATGTCAAGACCAAAGATGGTGGGACGCATGAAGCAGGACTCAAACAAGCCATTACCAAATCGATGAATGAATATGCCCGTAAATCAGGCTTACTCAAAGAAAAAGATAAAAATTTAGAAGGCTCTGATTACCGTGAAGGCTTGACAGCTATCTTGTCTGTCCTGGTACCAGAAGAACATCTACAGTTTGAAGGACAAACAAAAGATAAATTGGGTAGTCCTAAGGCACGTCCA
Proteins encoded in this region:
- the parE gene encoding DNA topoisomerase IV subunit B, with protein sequence MSKGKSKLTIDINNYNDDAIQVLEGLDAVRKRPGMYIGSTDGIGLHHLVWEIVDNAVDEALSGFGDQINVTIHEDGSLTVSDSGRGMPVGTHATGIPTVEVIFTVLHAGGKFGQGGYKTSGGLHGVGSSVVNALSSYLEVEIIRDGLVYRQRFENGGKPATTLEKVGKAPKSKTGTKVHFMPDPTIFSTTDFKYATIFDRLNESAFLLPNVTMVLTDERHEVDGQPETASFHYENGVQDFVGYLNEDKDTLTPVMYFAGEAESFQVEVAIQYNDGYSDNILSFVNNVKTKDGGTHEAGLKQAITKSMNEYARKSGLLKEKDKNLEGSDYREGLTAILSVLVPEEHLQFEGQTKDKLGSPKARPIVDSIVSDKLAYFLMENAELSQNLIRKAIKARDAREAARKARDDARTGKKGKKDKGLLSGKLTPAQGKNPAKNEIYLVEGDSAGGSAKQGRDRKFQAILPLRGKVINTEKAKMADILKNEEINTMIYTIGAGVGADFDVSDINYDKVIIMTDADTDGAHIQTLLLTFFYRYMKPLVEGGHVYIALPPLYKMSQGKGKSEKIEYAWTDGELTDIRKRFSKGAILQRYKGLGEMNADQLWETTMNPETRTLIQVTLDDVAQAEKRVSVLMGDKVEPRRKWIENNVEFTLEEKSEVMQ